Proteins encoded in a region of the Bacteroidota bacterium genome:
- a CDS encoding two-component regulator propeller domain-containing protein encodes MRKHYIVFFFLFLSISTKSFCSSSVQYLGIEHGLSNNAVTSIFQDSHGFMWFGTFDGLNRYDGNKFKIFRNQLNNSTSLSSNRITAIGEDEAGNIWVGTKQGGVIYSNYTSLFSPLYFLPYKDKAAQKLKWPVNCFAKGKKGNFFIGTAGNGLLLHTLNGATKQVPFYTYSHVVISDYHVQSIRKDRLNKLWMFIQGEGIAYYDDKSGFVLPYNGQIKTANCLQPDLKGNLWLGNNDGLYKFNIQQRKFTFYKDRSGSSSGKQIVDMCLNRAGELWIATDGGGVDILNLNNNQLRYMVAGGNKYSLTSSAVYAVYEDKDSRMWIGTLRGGVNIIDQKKDRFSTISRDPLSKNTLISNFILSFCEEKSGNIWIGSDGDGLSYWNKKSNIYKNYTHHPGNSSSLSNNNVVRIIEDSQGQIWLATYGGGINKFNRQTNSFVRYRCQNPVSNSEDADVWSLYEDSKKNLWAGACADGGLYKFNRSSNKFELFDISLKNILTLKEDKEGVLWAGNYSQLIKVDRKDKRHKIYNINYGIRAIYEDNYKNFWVGTEGGGLLKFDRETGRFLRYADDEGLCNNSVLNILGDKEGNLWLSTFYGLSKFNIRSGKFKNYYESDGLQSNQFNYNAALTLREGQFLFGGIKGFNIFYPEKITPNVCNPKVILTGLRIDNVPFEKNNSIAKGQNIFTVNKIVIPYNKAILSVDFVTPEYTAPDKIKYAYYLQGWDKHWNYSGSIGTINYSRLREGHYTLRIKSTNAEGVWNNGERIISIRILPPWWRSWWAFFFYILALTGCIYTFVSYRKEQADAEYEIKLANLKVEQERELSEKKISFFTHIAHEFRSPLTLIINPVKEILYSKGKMIDNGELSVVYRNSKRLLSLVDQLLLFSKTESNEDTLKVVRLNLVDVSKEVYLCFLQQAKDKNIQYDFINDSDVPEIYADREKIEIVLFNLITNAIKYTPEGGKVSLRITQDEDLVIIKVSDTGCGIPKEVGNDLFNRFYRAEGNNQKSGFGIGLYLVKKFVEAHKGSVTYTSKVGEGTEFKVTLLKGKANFSIADVSNKVFQSSKLFEEMIDQDNVKKSDNGLNENENSKLNKELFNKKPVLLITDDDDDLRGYIKKIFEKEFIVYEANNGDGAYNLIKKYQPDIVLCDVVMEGMNGIELCHRIKEDPSLNNISFILLTASTSDELKLKGIEEGADDYITKPFEKDILIARVSGLLKTRNNLQRYFYNEITLQVNNFQISSEYSEFLKKCISIIENHLDDTDFSIKKLAEEIGMSHSSLYKKIKTISGRSVNEFIRFIKLRKVAEILISTDYNVNEAAFNAGFSDVKYFREQFHSLFGMNPSEYVKKFRKPFNKGSMIDPEVVKS; translated from the coding sequence ATGAGAAAGCATTACATAGTATTCTTCTTCCTTTTTCTTTCGATAAGTACAAAGTCATTTTGCAGCTCTTCGGTTCAGTATCTGGGAATTGAACATGGACTTTCCAATAATGCGGTAACCTCTATCTTTCAGGATAGTCACGGATTCATGTGGTTTGGTACCTTTGATGGGCTTAACCGTTATGATGGCAACAAATTTAAAATATTCAGAAATCAACTAAATAATTCCACCTCTCTTTCAAGCAACAGGATTACTGCAATAGGTGAAGATGAGGCCGGTAATATTTGGGTGGGGACTAAACAGGGTGGCGTTATATACAGCAATTATACTTCCTTATTCTCACCTTTATATTTCCTGCCCTATAAAGATAAAGCGGCTCAAAAGTTGAAATGGCCCGTTAATTGTTTTGCAAAGGGTAAAAAAGGTAATTTCTTTATCGGAACGGCGGGGAACGGGTTGTTGTTGCATACCCTAAATGGCGCAACCAAACAAGTTCCTTTCTATACCTACAGCCATGTCGTCATTTCAGATTATCATGTACAGTCTATTCGTAAAGACAGGTTGAACAAATTGTGGATGTTTATCCAGGGTGAGGGAATCGCTTATTATGATGATAAATCCGGATTTGTATTGCCCTATAATGGCCAGATTAAAACTGCAAATTGTCTTCAACCTGATTTAAAAGGTAATTTATGGCTGGGAAACAATGATGGGCTTTATAAATTTAATATACAACAGAGAAAATTTACATTTTACAAAGACCGTTCCGGTTCATCTTCAGGAAAGCAGATTGTCGATATGTGCCTGAATAGGGCCGGTGAATTATGGATTGCTACTGACGGAGGCGGAGTAGATATTTTAAACCTCAACAACAATCAGCTCAGGTATATGGTTGCCGGTGGAAATAAATATTCGTTGACCAGTTCGGCAGTTTATGCGGTTTATGAGGATAAAGATTCGAGAATGTGGATTGGTACCTTAAGAGGTGGGGTAAACATTATCGACCAAAAGAAGGACCGTTTTTCAACCATCTCAAGGGATCCCCTAAGCAAAAATACGTTGATTAGTAATTTTATATTGTCCTTTTGTGAAGAAAAATCAGGGAATATATGGATTGGAAGCGATGGGGATGGGCTGAGTTATTGGAATAAAAAATCAAACATTTACAAAAATTACACCCATCATCCGGGCAATAGCAGTTCATTGAGCAATAATAATGTAGTCAGGATTATTGAGGATAGCCAGGGACAAATTTGGCTGGCTACTTATGGCGGAGGAATTAATAAATTCAACCGGCAGACTAATTCTTTTGTCCGTTACCGTTGCCAGAATCCTGTATCAAATAGTGAAGATGCTGATGTCTGGAGTTTATATGAAGACAGCAAAAAGAATCTGTGGGCAGGCGCTTGCGCCGATGGCGGATTATATAAATTTAACAGAAGCAGTAATAAATTTGAGCTTTTTGACATTAGCCTTAAAAATATTCTGACTTTAAAGGAAGACAAAGAAGGTGTTTTGTGGGCAGGTAACTATTCCCAGTTGATTAAGGTCGACCGGAAAGACAAAAGGCATAAAATTTACAATATAAATTATGGCATCAGGGCTATATATGAAGATAATTATAAAAATTTCTGGGTTGGAACGGAAGGCGGAGGACTTTTAAAATTTGACCGGGAAACGGGTAGATTTTTGCGTTATGCAGATGATGAGGGATTGTGCAATAATTCGGTCTTAAATATTTTGGGGGACAAGGAAGGCAACTTGTGGCTCAGTACATTTTATGGACTTTCGAAATTCAATATTCGTAGTGGAAAGTTTAAAAATTATTATGAATCTGACGGTTTGCAAAGTAATCAGTTTAATTACAATGCTGCTTTGACCTTACGGGAGGGTCAATTCCTTTTTGGAGGAATTAAGGGCTTCAATATTTTCTATCCTGAAAAAATAACGCCGAATGTTTGTAATCCGAAAGTGATTCTTACCGGCCTGCGTATTGATAATGTACCTTTTGAAAAAAATAATTCTATTGCAAAAGGACAAAATATTTTTACTGTCAATAAGATTGTAATTCCTTATAATAAGGCAATTTTATCGGTCGATTTTGTGACCCCTGAATATACGGCCCCCGACAAAATAAAATACGCTTATTATCTCCAAGGTTGGGATAAACATTGGAATTATTCGGGAAGTATTGGGACGATTAATTATTCCCGGCTGCGGGAAGGCCATTATACTTTAAGGATTAAATCGACCAATGCCGAAGGCGTTTGGAATAATGGGGAAAGGATTATCTCTATTCGTATCCTTCCTCCCTGGTGGCGTTCCTGGTGGGCCTTTTTCTTTTACATATTAGCATTAACAGGATGTATCTACACTTTCGTTTCTTATAGGAAAGAACAGGCTGATGCAGAATATGAAATTAAACTGGCAAATTTAAAAGTAGAACAGGAGCGGGAATTAAGCGAGAAGAAAATCTCGTTTTTTACACATATTGCTCATGAGTTCAGGAGCCCGCTTACCTTAATCATTAATCCTGTTAAAGAGATATTATATAGCAAAGGGAAAATGATAGACAACGGCGAACTCTCGGTTGTGTACCGGAATTCAAAACGCTTGTTGAGTTTGGTCGACCAATTACTCCTTTTCAGCAAAACCGAAAGCAATGAGGACACCTTGAAAGTTGTTCGTTTGAATTTGGTCGATGTAAGCAAGGAAGTTTACTTATGCTTTTTACAACAGGCAAAAGATAAAAATATCCAGTATGATTTTATTAATGATTCAGATGTTCCTGAAATTTATGCAGACAGGGAAAAAATAGAAATTGTACTTTTTAATTTGATTACCAATGCCATCAAATATACCCCGGAAGGTGGCAAGGTTTCTCTAAGAATTACTCAGGATGAGGATTTGGTGATTATTAAGGTCTCGGATACCGGTTGTGGCATTCCTAAAGAGGTAGGTAATGATTTGTTTAACAGGTTTTACCGGGCTGAAGGCAACAATCAAAAAAGCGGATTCGGCATTGGCCTTTATCTTGTCAAGAAATTTGTAGAAGCGCATAAAGGATCCGTGACCTACACTTCCAAGGTAGGGGAAGGAACAGAATTCAAGGTTACCTTATTAAAAGGGAAAGCAAATTTTTCAATCGCAGATGTTTCAAATAAGGTCTTCCAATCATCCAAGCTGTTTGAAGAGATGATTGATCAGGACAATGTGAAAAAGTCTGATAATGGGTTGAACGAAAATGAAAATTCAAAGCTCAATAAGGAATTATTTAACAAGAAACCTGTTCTGTTGATTACAGATGACGATGATGATCTCAGGGGGTATATTAAGAAAATTTTCGAAAAGGAATTCATCGTTTATGAGGCAAATAATGGCGATGGTGCTTATAATCTTATAAAAAAGTATCAACCAGATATTGTGTTATGTGATGTAGTGATGGAAGGTATGAATGGAATCGAATTGTGCCATCGAATTAAAGAAGATCCTTCTTTAAATAATATTTCATTTATATTGCTTACTGCAAGCACTTCCGACGAACTGAAATTAAAGGGAATTGAGGAAGGGGCAGATGATTATATTACAAAACCCTTTGAGAAAGATATATTAATTGCCCGTGTATCGGGTTTATTAAAAACTCGGAACAATCTTCAACGGTATTTCTATAATGAAATTACTTTACAGGTTAATAATTTTCAGATCTCATCCGAGTACAGCGAATTTTTAAAAAAGTGCATTTCGATTATTGAAAACCATTTGGATGATACCGATTTTTCCATAAAGAAATTAGCCGAGGAAATTGGTATGAGCCATTCTTCTCTTTATAAAAAGATCAAAACTATTTCCGGACGTTCTGTAAATGAATTCATCAGGTTTATTAAGCTACGGAAAGTTGCAGAAATTTTAATTAGTACAGACTATAATGTAAATGAGGCTGCATTCAATGCCGGTTTTAGCGATGTCAAGTATTTCAGGGAACAGTTTCATTCTTTATTTGGGATGAATCCTTCGGAATACGTCAAAAAGTTCAGAAAACCCTTCAATAAAGGATCCATGATTGATCCTGAGGTAGTTAAATCATAA
- a CDS encoding TonB-dependent receptor: protein MKLTFLFSFAGVFTLLASSYSKSEGLVSIKNRVPVENVNSFFAAKMTGYSVLLQQHKITGTLTDAEGNPLPGVSVVIKGTTKGTMTDDNGQYSLTVEDKDATVVFSMIGFSSQSIKVGNKTKIDIKLLEEAKKLSEVLVVGYGVQRKATLTGAVSEVEGKDLAQTPVANISSMLIGRTSGVSGVQASGEPGQNEATIHIRGISTLNGQDPLIVIDGIQQPAEQPYVLLNAMDAHEIESISVLKDASATAVYGIRGANGVIIITTKRGKLNKPSFSFTANEGFTKAVSLLQTINSYQFGLLRNEAIQNAQTFGDHSYDNLYFSADELWKFQNNRDYTPAEVAGMSLTDAEKAELNNSPALYYTSHNYYKDQFDGIGKQKQYNLNVSGGTEKVKYFTSLGYFNQQGILTHTSYGGSNTNADYKRYNFRSNFDIDVIKNLHMSFNLAGQSSASTYPGANNSGNDIGNRYQNIIQNILESSPFSGPGIVDGHLVTGFIGVGGDATNPIGSKGGGGATPLAQLLTAGTRTYYVTTLSANLSLKHSMNYLTKGLSAKASFAYDDSYTKGYEKINSVPQYSAMRNPSNPNEIIFIGGSESPTYTADNVDNSSWRKIYLEASLNYDRTFGGHTVTGLVLGNAQKYTSNGMSYNTPSGLMGLVGRATYNFKERYLAEINLGYNGTEQFAKNNRFGFFPAYSAGWIVTNESWFPKNKYVTLIKFRASYGEVGNDQLNSRRYLYLPNTWAYSGYGYYFGNSNGSSVNPYYTPAQETALGNPNVTWERARKTNIAGDFKFINDKLSVTTAIFNEKRDNILVTLGTIPCTYGVSSGNVPPANVGKVSNKGFELEAGWNDAIGNFSYFIKSNFSFAKNKIEYEAEAPYPYPWMNATGYSIGQYKGLITDGYYNSQEELGNRPYNTFGNNAKLGDLKFRDINGDGIIDNKDIVPIGYSNVPEIAYNFNIGFSYKGFDVNALIIGTAKGSFPQNGYILGTPFAKNVGEVLQYAYDGHWTADKYAKGEKISYPEISFSGGAPNNTFSDFWLKSNDFRRLKNLEIGYTFSKQAGFIKRAGINSFRLYVNGNNLITWGSKLATGIDPEMADTGKNNMGYLYPVTKTFNIGANITF from the coding sequence ATGAAATTAACGTTTCTGTTCTCTTTCGCAGGAGTGTTTACGCTTTTAGCAAGTTCGTATTCGAAAAGTGAAGGACTTGTATCAATAAAAAATCGTGTTCCTGTAGAGAACGTGAATTCTTTCTTTGCTGCTAAAATGACCGGATATTCAGTATTACTTCAGCAGCATAAAATTACGGGTACTCTTACTGATGCCGAGGGGAATCCCTTACCTGGCGTTAGTGTTGTTATTAAAGGTACCACCAAGGGAACCATGACCGATGATAATGGCCAATATTCATTAACTGTTGAAGACAAGGATGCAACAGTTGTATTTTCTATGATTGGATTTTCCAGTCAATCTATAAAAGTTGGAAATAAGACAAAGATTGATATCAAATTATTAGAAGAGGCTAAAAAATTATCTGAAGTTTTGGTTGTTGGTTATGGCGTTCAAAGAAAGGCCACTTTAACCGGTGCTGTCAGTGAGGTGGAAGGTAAAGACCTTGCCCAGACGCCGGTTGCAAATATATCCAGCATGTTAATTGGCCGTACTTCGGGTGTGAGTGGCGTTCAGGCCAGTGGAGAACCCGGACAAAATGAAGCCACCATTCATATTCGCGGTATCAGCACACTTAACGGCCAGGATCCTTTGATCGTAATTGACGGAATTCAGCAGCCTGCTGAGCAACCTTATGTTTTATTGAATGCAATGGATGCTCATGAAATTGAAAGCATCAGTGTCCTGAAAGACGCATCGGCAACAGCCGTTTATGGTATCCGGGGGGCTAATGGCGTAATCATAATTACGACCAAAAGGGGAAAATTAAATAAACCTTCCTTCAGCTTTACCGCCAATGAGGGTTTTACAAAAGCTGTTTCCCTGTTGCAAACTATTAATTCATATCAGTTCGGTTTACTCAGGAATGAAGCAATACAAAATGCCCAAACTTTTGGCGACCACAGCTATGATAATCTTTATTTTTCTGCTGACGAACTTTGGAAATTTCAGAATAACCGAGACTATACTCCCGCTGAAGTTGCTGGTATGAGCCTCACTGACGCTGAAAAGGCTGAATTGAATAACAGCCCTGCCCTTTATTATACCAGTCACAATTATTATAAGGACCAGTTTGACGGAATTGGCAAACAGAAACAATATAATCTCAACGTTTCGGGTGGAACTGAAAAAGTAAAATATTTTACTTCTCTGGGGTATTTTAATCAGCAAGGTATTTTGACCCATACCTCTTATGGCGGTTCCAATACCAATGCCGATTATAAACGTTATAATTTCCGTTCAAATTTTGATATAGATGTAATTAAAAATTTGCACATGAGTTTTAACCTTGCCGGTCAGTCTTCAGCTTCCACTTACCCGGGTGCCAACAATAGTGGAAACGATATCGGCAACAGATATCAAAATATTATTCAAAACATACTGGAAAGCAGTCCTTTTTCAGGCCCCGGTATTGTTGACGGGCATCTTGTTACCGGTTTCATAGGGGTAGGCGGTGATGCGACCAATCCTATAGGAAGTAAAGGTGGCGGAGGTGCAACTCCTTTAGCTCAATTACTTACAGCAGGAACTCGTACTTATTATGTGACCACACTTTCTGCAAATTTGTCCCTAAAACATTCGATGAATTATCTGACCAAAGGTTTAAGTGCCAAGGCTTCCTTCGCTTATGATGATAGCTATACTAAAGGATATGAAAAGATAAACAGTGTACCTCAGTATAGTGCTATGCGTAATCCTTCTAATCCTAATGAAATCATATTTATCGGAGGTTCTGAAAGCCCGACTTATACGGCAGACAATGTCGATAATTCATCCTGGAGAAAGATTTATCTGGAAGCATCCCTGAATTATGACCGGACTTTTGGCGGTCATACGGTCACCGGTCTTGTTCTTGGAAATGCCCAGAAATATACATCCAATGGAATGTCTTATAATACTCCTTCCGGTTTAATGGGCTTGGTTGGACGTGCTACCTATAATTTCAAAGAACGTTATCTGGCTGAAATTAACCTGGGTTATAATGGTACTGAACAGTTTGCCAAGAATAACCGTTTCGGATTTTTCCCTGCTTATTCTGCAGGCTGGATTGTTACCAATGAATCCTGGTTCCCCAAAAACAAATATGTGACTTTAATTAAGTTCCGGGCATCATACGGGGAAGTAGGTAATGATCAGTTGAACAGCAGACGTTATCTTTATCTGCCTAATACCTGGGCATACAGCGGTTATGGATATTATTTCGGAAACAGTAATGGTTCCAGTGTTAATCCTTATTATACTCCAGCTCAGGAAACCGCTCTGGGCAATCCCAATGTTACCTGGGAACGTGCAAGGAAAACCAACATTGCAGGCGATTTCAAATTTATAAATGACAAATTGTCTGTAACTACGGCTATTTTTAATGAAAAACGTGATAATATCCTGGTTACTCTAGGAACAATTCCTTGTACCTATGGAGTTTCTTCAGGAAATGTACCTCCGGCCAATGTCGGGAAAGTCAGCAACAAAGGATTTGAATTAGAAGCCGGCTGGAATGATGCGATTGGCAATTTCTCCTATTTCATTAAATCTAATTTCTCCTTTGCGAAGAATAAAATTGAATATGAAGCCGAAGCCCCCTATCCTTATCCCTGGATGAACGCTACGGGTTATTCAATTGGACAGTACAAAGGTTTAATTACGGATGGCTATTACAATAGTCAGGAAGAATTGGGCAACAGGCCTTATAATACTTTTGGTAACAATGCCAAATTGGGCGATTTGAAATTCAGGGATATTAACGGTGATGGAATAATTGATAACAAGGATATTGTTCCTATTGGTTATTCCAATGTGCCGGAAATAGCCTATAACTTTAATATTGGTTTTTCCTATAAAGGTTTTGATGTAAATGCACTGATTATTGGAACGGCTAAAGGTTCTTTCCCACAGAACGGATATATCCTGGGAACTCCCTTTGCGAAAAATGTAGGTGAAGTTTTACAATATGCCTATGATGGCCATTGGACAGCAGATAAATATGCCAAAGGAGAAAAAATCTCTTACCCTGAGATTTCTTTTAGTGGAGGCGCGCCCAATAATACTTTTAGTGATTTCTGGTTGAAATCAAATGATTTCCGTCGACTGAAAAATCTGGAAATTGGTTATACTTTTTCTAAACAGGCCGGATTTATCAAGCGTGCAGGAATTAACAGTTTCCGCCTGTATGTTAACGGGAACAATTTGATTACCTGGGGCTCCAAACTGGCTACAGGTATAGATCCGGAAATGGCTGATACGGGTAAAAACAACATGGGATATCTTTATCCGGTAACAAAAACCTTCAACATTGGGGCTAATATTACTTTTTAA